A stretch of DNA from Skermanella mucosa:
GCTGGGCATCCTGATCCCGCCGTCCATCGTGATGGTCGTCTATGCCGCCGCCACCGAGACCTCGGTCGGCCGTCTGTTCATGGCCGGCATCATTCCGGGCATTCTACTCGGCCTGCTGCTGATGCTGACGATCTATGTGGTGGCCTGGCGGCTCGACCTTCCGCGCCAGCCGCGGGCCACCATGGCGGAACTGGTGCGCTCCGGACGCGAGGCGCTGTGGGGATTGCTGCTGATCGTCGTCATCCTGGGGGGCATCTATGGCGGCGTGTTCACCCCGACCGAAGCCGCGGCGGTGGCCGCCGTCTACGCCTTCGTCGTGGCGCTGTTCGTGTACCGCGACATCGGCCTCAAGGACGTGCCGAAGACGCTGCTGGACAGCGGGCGCGTCACGGTGATGCTGATGTTCATCATCGCCAATGCCATGCTGTTCGCCTATGTGCTGACGTCACAGCAGATCCCGCAGCAGGTCGCCGAGACCTTGACCTCCATGGGTCTGGCGCCGTGGATGTTCCTGCTGATGCTGAACATCGTCCTGCTGCTCGCCGGCAACTTCATGGAGCCGTCGTCCATCGTGCTGATCCTGGCGCCCATCGTGTTCCCGATCGCCATGGAAATGGGCATCGACCCGATTCATCTCGGCATCATCATGGTCGTGAACATGGAAATCGGCATGGTCTCGCCACCGGTCGGGCTCAACCTGTTCGTCACCGCGGGCATCACGAAGATGAGCGTCGTCCAGGTCGTCAGGGCGGCGACCCCCTGGCTGGGCGTGCTGATCAGCTTCCTGATCATCGTCACCTACATCCCCGGTGTCTCGACCTTCCTGCCGAACCTGATCTTCGGTCAGGCCAGCCCGTAAGCGGAAAGGAGCATCACCATGAACGTGACGCGGTTTGCGGAAGCCAGGGCTTACGAGGCGCCGAACCACTTCGACATGCGATGCCTGCGGCTGCAAGGACACGAGGCCGGTCCTTCCGACACGCTGTGGCTTGGGTTGTCGCACATCCTGCCCGGAGGCGGGACCAGCCTGGACGCCTCCCCGGTCGAGAAGCTCTACGTGGTCCTGTCGGGCGAGGTCGTGGTCGCGACCGGGGAGGGCGAGGTGGCATTGGGCCCCTGGGACTCGTGCCGGCTCGCCCCGGGTGAGAAGCGGGAACTGAGGAACCGGACCAACCAGCCCGCTGCCATCCTCCTTGCCATGCCGTATGGGAAGCGGCAGAATCGTGCAAACGATTTTTCTGAGACAGTGGCGGAACTCTCCCGTTGAATGCAAAGGGCAAGCATGAAGGATCGAAGGCGACGGGAATGAAGAAGCCGGGTTCTGCGACGATCAAGGATGTGGCGGAGGCGACCGGGGTGCACGCTTCCACGGTGTCGCGTGCGCTCAGTCCGGCAACCCGCCACATGGTCCGCCCGGAAATCGTGCAGCGGGTCGAGGAAGCGGCGCGGCACCTGGGATACTATCGCAACGCACTCGCTTCCAGCCTGCGGACGAAGCGGTCCTTCACCGTCGGCGTGGTGATTCCCGACATCACCAACCCGGTCTTCCCGCCGATCCTGCGCGGCATCGAGGATGTCCTGGGTGCCGCCAACTTCACGGCCATCATCGCCAATACCGACAACAGCGCGGAGCGGCAGGAGACGGTCGTGAACCGGATGAAGGGCCGGCACATCGACGGCCTGATCCTGGCCACGGTCGCGCGCAACGATCCCATAGTCCCGCAATGCGTGCAGGATGGGCTTCCGGTCGTCGCGGTCAACCGCGGGCTGGACAATGACGACGTCTCGTCCGTGGTCACTGACGACGCGCGCGGGGTCCGCCTCGCGGTGGATCATCTGGCCAGCCTCGGCCATCGGCGGATCGCCCATGTCGCCGGCCCCCAGGACCTGTCGACCGGCTACATCCGCTACCGGGCATTCCTGGACGCGATGCGCGCCAAGGACCTCGACCTCGACGAGGGGCTGATCGCGTTCTGCAAATCCTTCAGCGAGGCCGAAGGCCGGCGCGTCTGCAAGGGGTTGCTGAACAAGAGGGTGCTCAACACGCGCAGCGGCTTCAGCGCCATCGTCGCTGCCAACGACCTGCTGGCGCTGGGCTGCTACGACGCGCTCGCGGAGCACGGCCTGCGCTGCCCGCAGGACGTTTCCGTCACCGGCTTCAACGACATGCCCTACGTGGACAAGCTGACACCCCCGCTCACCACGGTGCGCATCCAGCATTACGAGATCGGCGTGCAGGCGGCGCAGTTGCTGCTGAAGCAGATCGAGAACCCGGCGAGTCCGCGGATGAGCATCAAGCTCGCCCCTGAAATCAAGGTCCGGGGCTCGACGGCTCCGGCGGCCGACGTGTTGCACGGAGGTCATGGAAGCAAAGACTGCCTCCCTGTCGGCTGCTAATCAGGCGACGCGGGCGGAGATCGCGCGTCTGACAGCGTGTTGCAGCGTTTTGCACCGATGGGTGGGATGGCGTAGGGGGACGATCCGTTTCGATGCTCCGGATCCTGCCTTCATGCCGCACAAAACGAACGCTGATCGCCGCC
This window harbors:
- a CDS encoding TRAP transporter large permease, which translates into the protein MTTLFLFAMLLALLFVGIPIAAALGLSSVLTLLLFGTESLASLANKFAQTMNLYTLLAVPFFILAGGFMTTGGVARRMIAFAISCVGHLRGGLAIASVLACMLFAAVSGSSPATVIAVGSVVIGGMVKAGYSQNFAAGVICNAGTLGILIPPSIVMVVYAAATETSVGRLFMAGIIPGILLGLLLMLTIYVVAWRLDLPRQPRATMAELVRSGREALWGLLLIVVILGGIYGGVFTPTEAAAVAAVYAFVVALFVYRDIGLKDVPKTLLDSGRVTVMLMFIIANAMLFAYVLTSQQIPQQVAETLTSMGLAPWMFLLMLNIVLLLAGNFMEPSSIVLILAPIVFPIAMEMGIDPIHLGIIMVVNMEIGMVSPPVGLNLFVTAGITKMSVVQVVRAATPWLGVLISFLIIVTYIPGVSTFLPNLIFGQASP
- a CDS encoding LacI family DNA-binding transcriptional regulator — protein: MKKPGSATIKDVAEATGVHASTVSRALSPATRHMVRPEIVQRVEEAARHLGYYRNALASSLRTKRSFTVGVVIPDITNPVFPPILRGIEDVLGAANFTAIIANTDNSAERQETVVNRMKGRHIDGLILATVARNDPIVPQCVQDGLPVVAVNRGLDNDDVSSVVTDDARGVRLAVDHLASLGHRRIAHVAGPQDLSTGYIRYRAFLDAMRAKDLDLDEGLIAFCKSFSEAEGRRVCKGLLNKRVLNTRSGFSAIVAANDLLALGCYDALAEHGLRCPQDVSVTGFNDMPYVDKLTPPLTTVRIQHYEIGVQAAQLLLKQIENPASPRMSIKLAPEIKVRGSTAPAADVLHGGHGSKDCLPVGC
- a CDS encoding cupin domain-containing protein, with product MNVTRFAEARAYEAPNHFDMRCLRLQGHEAGPSDTLWLGLSHILPGGGTSLDASPVEKLYVVLSGEVVVATGEGEVALGPWDSCRLAPGEKRELRNRTNQPAAILLAMPYGKRQNRANDFSETVAELSR